In Bufo gargarizans isolate SCDJY-AF-19 chromosome 5, ASM1485885v1, whole genome shotgun sequence, the following are encoded in one genomic region:
- the LOC122937962 gene encoding uncharacterized protein LOC122937962, which yields MGNSVGKDLDGEPETRPTPLHFVSGTCGISVTDPFWVNICDRSQQLCITQISNVGPRNEGDWEEVKKMVGLHPKYNYPAGAWDENYMKTCFKKWEKALKEYRKRFPPTHHIYLKQDKGTVSKKEEVPWSEILPSLPDKPPAYDVTVLEPEKAPLPAVSTEDMLQDPYDKVPCPKQATAPELLLFSGENQKRTGLYPDLGDGDSLLSTAVIVAAALREQKDVAPQVKEAQERRKEYRKSMDIYVQELTQLRDKLKIDIVYIKQLPLQGFLPVVYNHENPDDTDLPSEE from the exons ATGGGTAACAGCGTGGGAAAGGATCTGGATGGTGAGCCAGAGACCAGACCCACACCGTTACATTTTGTATCAGGCACCTGTGGGATTAgtgtaactgatccattttgggtaaATATCTGTGACCGTAGTCAGCAACTGTGTATTACGCAGATCAGCAATGTAGGTCCTCGCAATgaaggggactgggaggaggtTAAAAAAATGGTGGGGCTTCACCCTAAATATAACTATCCAGCCGGTGCCTGGGATGAAAATTATatgaaaacatgttttaaaaaatgGGAGAAAGCATTAAAAGAGTATAGGAAGAGATTTCCACCAACCCATCACATATACTTAAAACAGGATAAGGGGACAGTGAGTAAAAAGGAAGAAGTTCCATGGTCAGAAATTCTGCCCTCCTTACCAGATAAACCACCGGCATATGACGTGACGGTATTAGAACCAGAAAAGGCaccactcccagctgtctctacgGAGGACATGCTGCAAGACCCTTATGATAAGGTCCCCTGTCCAAAACAAGCAACcgcaccagaattattattattttctggtgAAAACCAAAAGAGAACCGGACTGTACCCGGATTTGGGAGATGGAGATTCCCTTTTGAGTACTGCagttatagtggcagcagcacttaGGGAACAAAAAGATGTGGCTCCACAAGTCAAAGAGGCTCAGGAAAGGAGGAAGgaatatagaaaaagtatggacATTTATGTACAGGAGTTGACACAACTGAGGGATAAACTAAAGATAGACATAGTCTACATTAAACAACTTCCCCTTCAGGGTTTCCTTCCCGTCGTGTATAATCACGAGAACCCAGATGATACTGACCTTCCTAGTGAG GAGTAG